The following are from one region of the Stanieria sp. NIES-3757 genome:
- a CDS encoding stress induced hydrophobic peptide yields MDLVRLILAIVFPPLGVFLQVGFTVDLAINILLTLLGYIPGIVHAVWIIARK; encoded by the coding sequence ATGGATCTTGTTCGTCTTATTTTGGCTATTGTTTTTCCTCCTTTAGGAGTATTTCTTCAAGTTGGTTTCACCGTTGATTTAGCAATCAATATATTATTAACTCTTTTAGGCTACATACCTGGTATCGTTCATGCTGTGTGGATTATTGCCAGAAAATAA
- a CDS encoding multi-sensor hybrid histidine kinase, translating to MNSFSLDQVLNPHPLIVNPTTPLIETIGQMNRSCVADCTLDNNDFEFACSPYFPVSCALIMADSQLVGIFTKSDLLRLIAEGKTLAEMTIGEAMTKPVTAFSETEVQDLSAILNLINQHKIHHLPILDKQNHLLGIITQKNLLQALKPKELETEQQEAQKIDITDSKQTELEIDKFFFLAENSSEFIGMCDLNFVPFYANEAARQLVGLDDLQQYSDLSVKDFFFPEDRDFIINEFFPRVLREGKAEVEIRFRHFKTGEALWMIYNVHCIREENERPIALATLSRNISDRKQLELSLQASETKLSQILDNAIAAIASFRVFNNQTWEYDYFSAGCERLFGYTREEFMADKMLWLSRVFPEDRETLLISVFDQIFAEHTFTIEFRFYHKNGSLRWISSSHTSQQIEANCWQVTVVNQDITDRKQLELSLQTSEAKLSRILDTAIAAISSFYVYDNQDWDYEYWSAGCEKLYGYSLAELADKHFWLSQVDPEDREQILMPLFEDFFAEQDATAEYRFRRKDGLMRWFSSSYTSRKIADNCWIVTTVNHDITERKQAEIALQESQHRIQQQLAEIETIYQSAPIGLNVLDADLRFVRINQRLAEMNGLPVEYHLGRTVREVLPLLADTAEPVLQTILATGEPLLNVEISGETPAQPGVQRTWLESFLPLKDGDRIIGISTVCEEITERKQTELMLQQQIAREHLLAEITQAIHQSLDVEEILKTAVDRVRQFLQTDRVVIFRFYPDWSGTVVSESVTPEFTATLELEIMDPCFGADYVEPYSQGRVSAIADFSSSDVELCYKDLMAQFQVRANLVVPILQRENLWGLLIAHHCSDPREWLPEEVELLQQLATQLGIAIQQAELYQKNAEQAALIDIASDGIFVRDLSNRILFWNQGAERLYGWTAEEVSNRVVQELFARESSAKLETALDTTINRGHWYGELQQLTKTGQEIIVASRWTLINNRPGNSSLILVVNTDITEKKLLEKQLLHAQRLESIGTLAGGIAHDLNNILTPILSLSQLLQLKIPNLDQSTLNLLSIIRNNALRGAEIVKQVLLFSGEMETEWKLINLAQIIEEILKLIRETFPKSIVIEEYILSNLWQVEGDSTQLHQLIMNLCVNARDAMPDGGKLIISAENLSLDEQYSGTSSALEVGNYILITITDTGMGIEPELINRIFEPFFTTKQPGQGTGLGLSTAIGIVKNHGGEIKVESNPRSGTQFQIYLPASEAIAGTQTMINDTIPFGKKELILIVDDEAPIREITKATLETHNYRVVTANDGIEAIAVYAQQWQEIEVVLMDLIMPEMDGLTAMLALKKINPRVKLIATSGLATKDQVTAAESIGIKAVLVKPYTAEKLLLILSKVTKNQ from the coding sequence ATGAATTCTTTTTCACTCGACCAAGTTCTCAATCCTCATCCTTTGATTGTTAATCCTACAACTCCCTTAATTGAAACTATTGGTCAGATGAATCGAAGCTGTGTGGCTGATTGTACTCTTGACAATAATGATTTTGAGTTTGCTTGCTCGCCTTACTTTCCTGTTAGTTGTGCTTTGATAATGGCAGATTCACAACTAGTAGGAATTTTTACTAAAAGCGACCTATTACGCTTAATTGCTGAAGGTAAGACGCTGGCAGAAATGACCATAGGTGAGGCAATGACTAAGCCTGTCACTGCTTTCTCGGAAACCGAAGTTCAAGATTTATCTGCCATTCTTAATTTAATTAACCAACATAAAATTCATCACTTACCAATTCTTGACAAGCAAAATCATTTACTAGGAATTATTACTCAGAAGAACTTACTACAAGCACTGAAACCAAAAGAATTAGAAACAGAGCAACAAGAAGCACAAAAAATTGATATTACTGATAGCAAACAAACAGAATTGGAAATAGACAAATTTTTTTTTCTTGCCGAAAATAGTTCGGAATTTATTGGGATGTGCGATCTAAATTTTGTCCCATTTTATGCCAATGAAGCAGCTAGGCAATTGGTCGGTTTGGATGACTTACAGCAATACAGTGATCTATCAGTCAAAGATTTTTTCTTTCCCGAAGATCGAGATTTTATTATCAATGAATTTTTCCCACGAGTTTTGCGTGAAGGAAAGGCAGAAGTTGAAATTCGTTTCCGTCATTTTAAAACAGGTGAAGCTTTGTGGATGATTTACAACGTGCATTGTATTCGAGAAGAGAATGAGCGACCAATTGCTTTAGCAACCTTGAGTCGAAACATCAGCGATCGCAAACAACTAGAATTATCTCTGCAAGCCTCCGAAACGAAACTGAGTCAGATTTTGGATAATGCGATCGCTGCAATTGCCAGCTTTCGGGTCTTTAACAATCAGACTTGGGAGTATGATTATTTTTCCGCAGGTTGTGAAAGGCTCTTTGGGTATACTCGCGAGGAATTCATGGCAGACAAAATGCTCTGGCTTTCACGAGTTTTTCCAGAGGATCGAGAAACTTTGCTAATTTCAGTATTCGATCAGATTTTTGCTGAACACACTTTCACGATAGAATTTCGTTTTTACCACAAAAATGGTTCACTTCGTTGGATTTCTAGCTCCCATACGTCTCAACAAATTGAAGCCAACTGTTGGCAAGTGACTGTCGTTAACCAAGACATTACTGACCGCAAGCAGTTAGAACTATCTTTGCAAACTTCCGAAGCAAAACTCAGTCGCATTTTAGATACTGCGATCGCTGCTATTTCTAGCTTTTACGTCTATGACAATCAAGATTGGGACTATGAATATTGGTCTGCTGGATGTGAAAAACTCTATGGCTATTCCTTAGCAGAACTGGCAGACAAGCATTTTTGGTTATCCCAGGTTGACCCAGAAGACCGCGAACAAATTTTAATGCCCCTCTTCGAGGACTTTTTTGCTGAACAAGATGCCACTGCGGAGTATCGATTTCGTCGCAAAGATGGCTTAATGCGTTGGTTCTCCAGTTCCTATACTTCTCGAAAAATTGCAGATAATTGTTGGATAGTCACTACAGTTAACCATGATATTACCGAGCGCAAACAAGCTGAAATTGCCCTTCAAGAAAGTCAACATCGAATTCAACAGCAATTAGCAGAAATTGAAACGATCTACCAATCAGCCCCCATCGGGCTAAATGTTTTAGATGCAGACCTTCGTTTTGTTCGGATCAATCAACGCTTGGCGGAAATGAATGGACTTCCCGTCGAATACCATCTGGGTCGTACAGTAAGGGAAGTACTTCCCTTACTAGCTGATACTGCCGAACCAGTGTTACAGACCATTTTGGCAACGGGTGAACCACTTTTGAATGTGGAAATTAGCGGAGAAACTCCTGCTCAACCAGGCGTACAAAGAACTTGGTTAGAAAGCTTTTTGCCCTTAAAGGATGGCGATCGCATTATTGGGATTAGCACGGTTTGTGAGGAAATTACCGAGCGCAAACAAACAGAATTAATGCTTCAGCAGCAAATAGCAAGGGAACATCTGCTAGCTGAAATTACCCAAGCTATTCATCAAAGCCTCGATGTTGAGGAAATACTAAAAACTGCCGTAGACAGAGTAAGACAATTCCTACAAACAGACCGAGTAGTTATCTTTCGGTTTTATCCCGACTGGTCGGGTACAGTAGTCTCCGAATCAGTTACTCCTGAATTTACTGCGACTTTAGAATTGGAGATTATGGATCCTTGTTTTGGAGCAGATTATGTAGAACCCTATAGTCAAGGAAGAGTATCTGCGATCGCAGATTTTTCTTCATCTGATGTGGAATTATGCTACAAAGACTTAATGGCTCAATTTCAGGTTAGAGCTAATCTGGTAGTACCAATTTTGCAAAGAGAAAATTTGTGGGGTTTATTAATTGCCCATCATTGCTCTGATCCTAGGGAATGGCTTCCTGAAGAAGTTGAATTACTTCAGCAACTAGCAACTCAGTTAGGTATTGCTATTCAACAAGCAGAACTCTATCAAAAAAATGCTGAACAAGCAGCCTTGATTGATATTGCCAGCGATGGGATTTTTGTCCGCGACTTGTCGAACCGAATTTTATTTTGGAATCAAGGGGCAGAAAGATTATACGGCTGGACAGCAGAAGAAGTTAGCAATCGAGTAGTGCAGGAACTATTTGCGCGCGAATCCTCAGCTAAACTAGAAACGGCTCTTGATACAACAATCAACCGAGGTCATTGGTATGGCGAACTGCAACAACTGACCAAAACAGGTCAAGAAATCATCGTAGCCAGTCGCTGGACATTAATTAATAACCGACCAGGCAATTCTTCATTGATTCTGGTCGTCAACACCGACATTACTGAGAAAAAACTATTAGAAAAGCAACTGCTACACGCCCAACGCTTGGAGAGTATCGGTACTTTAGCAGGAGGTATTGCCCACGACCTCAATAATATTTTGACTCCTATTTTGAGCCTCTCTCAGCTTTTGCAGTTAAAGATTCCTAATTTAGACCAATCAACTTTGAATCTCCTCAGCATTATTAGAAATAATGCCCTCCGTGGTGCTGAAATTGTCAAACAAGTATTGTTGTTTTCAGGGGAAATGGAAACGGAATGGAAATTAATCAACCTTGCTCAAATTATCGAGGAGATTTTAAAACTGATTCGAGAAACTTTTCCCAAATCGATTGTGATTGAGGAATATATTTTGTCTAACTTGTGGCAAGTTGAAGGCGATTCTACTCAACTACATCAGCTAATTATGAATCTTTGCGTCAATGCCCGTGATGCTATGCCCGATGGTGGCAAATTAATTATCTCCGCTGAAAATCTCTCTTTAGATGAGCAATATTCTGGTACCAGTTCAGCTTTAGAAGTCGGCAATTATATCTTGATTACCATAACCGATACAGGGATGGGTATTGAGCCAGAGCTAATCAACCGTATTTTTGAACCTTTTTTTACTACCAAACAACCAGGTCAAGGAACAGGCTTGGGTCTTTCTACCGCAATTGGCATTGTCAAAAATCATGGCGGAGAAATAAAAGTTGAAAGCAATCCTAGAAGCGGTACTCAATTTCAGATTTATTTACCTGCATCGGAAGCCATAGCAGGAACTCAGACAATGATTAATGATACCATCCCTTTTGGTAAGAAAGAATTAATCTTGATTGTCGATGATGAAGCCCCGATTCGAGAAATTACGAAAGCTACTTTAGAAACCCACAACTACCGGGTTGTTACCGCTAATGATGGCATTGAAGCGATCGCAGTTTATGCTCAACAATGGCAGGAAATCGAGGTGGTTTTGATGGATTTGATCATGCCAGAAATGGACGGTTTAACTGCTATGCTTGCCTTGAAAAAAATTAATCCCCGTGTCAAGCTAATTGCTACCAGTGGACTAGCAACCAAGGATCAGGTTACTGCAGCCGAATCAATTGGCATCAAAGCTGTTTTAGTTAAACCCTACACAGCAGAAAAGTTGTTGTTAATTTTAAGTAAAGTGACTAAAAATCAATAG
- a CDS encoding transcriptional regulator, LuxR family, translating into MIPQTFIKAIASEHRISSAELEVLSLAMEGESVATMAANLHISEDAVRKRLSEVYHKFHIEGRGPVKLTKLQQRLIRKYQEQAELSTLVAQANHLQLQSSSASETTQAHNYLDWDSAPDVSVFYDRSQELAILNDWIVNQRCRLISLIGMGGIGKTALGVKLAQQIQEQFDYLIWRSLEQAPSLDQLLTDIIQVLHPQRENQQIHGLNYKISWLIAHCKAHRCLIILDGLETLLLPKELVGTYAQSHENYSQFFRRFGEENSKSCILVTSREQVREISFLQGETSPVRSLKILGLGENAKLLLKEKKLSGEGNWHSLIEIYGGNPLLLKLAATTIQEVFDGNVSDFLDATLFPRNVTNFVRETLRRLSDIELKVLREIANQSQPILLKDLITNLVNISGGDLISAVASLRQRSLLEKSADGFIVSPVVREVALS; encoded by the coding sequence ATGATCCCTCAAACCTTCATTAAAGCGATCGCATCTGAACATCGCATTTCTAGTGCTGAACTAGAAGTGTTGTCATTGGCGATGGAGGGAGAATCAGTAGCAACGATGGCAGCCAATCTTCACATAAGTGAGGATGCCGTACGTAAACGACTTAGTGAGGTGTATCATAAGTTTCATATTGAGGGTCGAGGACCTGTAAAACTCACTAAATTACAGCAACGTCTAATCAGAAAGTATCAAGAACAAGCAGAGTTATCGACTTTGGTGGCGCAAGCTAATCATCTTCAACTTCAATCCTCTTCAGCTTCAGAAACTACCCAAGCTCACAATTATCTTGATTGGGATAGTGCGCCTGATGTTTCTGTCTTTTATGACCGCTCTCAAGAGCTAGCTATTCTCAACGATTGGATTGTGAATCAACGCTGTCGTTTAATTTCTTTGATAGGAATGGGCGGAATTGGCAAGACTGCTTTAGGGGTGAAACTAGCTCAACAAATTCAAGAACAATTTGATTATTTAATCTGGCGATCGCTTGAGCAAGCACCTTCGCTCGATCAATTATTAACTGATATTATACAAGTTTTACATCCGCAAAGAGAAAACCAACAAATTCATGGTTTAAATTATAAAATCTCTTGGTTAATTGCCCATTGTAAAGCTCATCGTTGTTTAATAATTTTGGATGGTTTAGAAACTCTACTTTTACCAAAAGAATTAGTAGGAACTTATGCCCAAAGCCATGAAAATTACAGTCAATTTTTTCGTCGCTTTGGTGAAGAAAATTCTAAAAGTTGTATTTTAGTTACGAGCCGAGAACAAGTCAGAGAAATTTCTTTTTTGCAAGGAGAAACATCCCCTGTTCGTTCCTTAAAAATATTAGGATTGGGAGAAAATGCCAAATTATTATTAAAAGAAAAAAAACTTTCAGGAGAAGGAAATTGGCATAGCTTAATAGAAATTTATGGTGGAAATCCATTATTACTTAAATTAGCAGCTACTACTATTCAAGAAGTTTTTGATGGTAATGTTAGTGATTTTTTAGATGCTACTTTATTTCCTCGGAATGTAACCAATTTTGTGAGAGAAACCTTAAGAAGGCTTTCAGATATAGAATTGAAAGTTTTGAGAGAAATTGCTAATCAATCCCAACCTATTTTGTTGAAAGATTTGATTACAAATTTAGTTAATATTTCTGGTGGAGATCTTATTAGTGCCGTCGCTTCTTTAAGACAGCGATCGCTTTTAGAAAAATCGGCAGATGGTTTTATTGTCTCTCCAGTAGTTCGAGAAGTTGCGCTTAGTTAG
- a CDS encoding MscS Mechanosensitive ion channel, producing MERIIETVISSLQELLASTIKILPAIFIALVIIMLTRYVAQVMRSIAEKVARRTFRSSSLRLLLVKTAHVTTWVVGVLLACVVAFPGLRLGDIIATLGLGSVAIGFAFQDIFKNFLAGILLLIQEPFHIHDQIIVGNYEGTVEGIDLRTTKIRTYNGERILLPNSEVFTNAVQVRTAFESRRTDLALGVDYNTSLPEAKKILHNTLAKVDEVLNNPKPEVDLVGFGESSIDFVIRYWTTPRQVEVRQAQTEVILAIKQAFDAAGINIPYPIRSLYFYNQDNYNDYLPSQSKTESNDGQNNSYSVNQI from the coding sequence ATGGAGCGAATAATTGAAACGGTAATCAGTAGTTTGCAAGAATTACTGGCTAGTACCATTAAAATCTTACCAGCAATCTTTATAGCTCTGGTTATTATTATGTTAACTCGCTATGTTGCTCAGGTGATGAGAAGCATAGCAGAGAAAGTAGCAAGAAGAACATTTAGAAGCAGTTCCTTGCGATTACTACTGGTTAAAACTGCCCATGTCACTACTTGGGTTGTAGGAGTATTACTTGCCTGCGTTGTTGCTTTTCCAGGCTTACGTTTAGGCGACATTATTGCTACCTTGGGATTAGGTTCGGTTGCGATTGGTTTCGCTTTTCAAGATATCTTTAAGAATTTTTTGGCAGGAATCTTATTATTAATTCAAGAACCCTTTCATATCCACGATCAAATTATTGTTGGTAATTATGAGGGTACAGTAGAAGGAATAGATCTACGTACAACCAAAATTCGTACTTATAACGGTGAAAGAATCTTACTGCCAAATTCCGAAGTATTTACCAATGCCGTACAGGTGCGTACCGCTTTTGAGAGTCGGCGAACCGATTTAGCTTTGGGAGTTGACTATAATACTTCTTTACCAGAGGCAAAAAAAATTTTACACAATACCCTTGCTAAAGTAGATGAAGTATTAAACAATCCGAAACCAGAAGTAGATTTAGTTGGATTTGGTGAGAGTTCAATTGATTTCGTTATCCGTTATTGGACTACACCTAGACAGGTAGAAGTAAGGCAAGCTCAAACAGAAGTAATTTTGGCAATTAAACAAGCTTTTGATGCAGCAGGAATTAATATTCCCTATCCGATTCGGAGTCTCTATTTTTATAATCAAGATAACTATAATGATTATTTACCATCTCAGTCTAAAACTGAGAGCAATGATGGTCAAAATAATTCTTATTCCGTTAATCAAATCTGA
- a CDS encoding hypothetical protein (conserved hypothetical protein) produces the protein MWLTILNKILIMSSAQMLEGIELIDCAKANAKQGIKVAAKQCGYGDDLNLFKNNLIKSCQGIGVDIKELEDLITDQQLAKEQQKIEISPETPTEL, from the coding sequence ATGTGGTTAACAATTTTAAATAAGATACTAATTATGTCATCAGCCCAAATGCTTGAAGGAATTGAATTAATTGATTGTGCCAAAGCTAATGCTAAACAAGGCATAAAAGTAGCAGCAAAACAATGTGGCTATGGAGATGATCTTAACCTATTTAAAAACAATCTTATTAAATCTTGTCAAGGAATTGGAGTAGATATTAAAGAATTAGAGGATTTAATTACCGATCAACAATTAGCTAAAGAACAGCAAAAAATAGAAATTTCTCCTGAAACACCTACAGAATTATAA
- a CDS encoding peptidase S8 and S53 subtilisin kexin sedolisin, protein MKRILLLGLFIIGLGFALFNFSGMANRGEFESIVIDFREDLPTINLSQEISAIAEKYQQQPTLNSIFSIADHVYIIEGDRKLLKQLKKSSLKEKTEYIEPNYIYQALEVPNDPEYPKQWNFRSINVEQAWDETKGTGITVAVIDTGVTKVPDLKITKFTPGYDFVNDRTEAVDDNGHGTHVAGTIAQSTNNGYGVAGIAYEATIMPIKVLSGSGGGTVADIAEAIKFAADRNANVINLSLGGTGESNLLKEAVDYAYNKGVVVIAAAGNSNQNSAAYPARYPHVISVAATDSTGEKAPYSNYGAGVDISAPGGSETGKILQNTIDPSTGESVFVGFQGTSMAAPHVAGVAALVQAAGVTEPAEVLKVLKQSARKLQEDPLNHFGAGHLDAGAAVKLALKGQITFKDFFRWLRDNGYLNPRFWIDGGAIALLPKIGMVLGSYLLAWFLRNYLPFNLSLQSGLIFGSSGLFFLQGLYIFDLPQWPMRLFGSSLPELGNTVIGSGTFNPLFASVLIPFALISFLSGHQTLKWFAIGSSLGVAACLGISAVVDPAVWGLGNQAIAQGFLAINAILCFGLAYLASQGEKPKQKA, encoded by the coding sequence ATGAAAAGGATTTTGTTACTCGGCTTGTTTATCATCGGTTTAGGATTTGCGCTGTTTAACTTTTCAGGAATGGCAAATCGAGGCGAATTTGAATCGATTGTAATTGACTTTCGTGAAGATCTTCCTACTATTAATCTAAGTCAAGAAATTAGCGCGATCGCTGAAAAATATCAGCAACAACCAACCCTGAATAGTATTTTTTCGATCGCAGATCATGTTTATATAATCGAAGGCGATCGCAAATTACTCAAACAACTGAAAAAATCTTCTCTTAAAGAAAAAACTGAATATATCGAACCTAACTATATCTATCAAGCTTTAGAAGTTCCAAACGATCCAGAATATCCCAAACAGTGGAATTTTCGGAGTATTAATGTCGAACAAGCTTGGGATGAAACCAAAGGAACGGGTATTACCGTAGCTGTAATTGATACAGGCGTAACTAAAGTACCAGACTTAAAAATTACTAAATTTACACCAGGTTACGATTTTGTCAACGATCGCACCGAAGCAGTTGATGATAATGGACATGGTACTCATGTTGCGGGAACAATCGCCCAATCAACTAATAATGGTTATGGAGTAGCAGGGATTGCTTACGAAGCAACGATCATGCCGATCAAAGTTTTATCTGGTAGTGGTGGTGGTACAGTAGCTGATATTGCCGAAGCAATTAAATTTGCTGCTGATCGCAATGCTAATGTGATTAATCTGAGTTTGGGTGGTACGGGTGAAAGTAATTTACTTAAAGAAGCAGTTGATTATGCTTATAACAAAGGGGTAGTTGTGATTGCTGCTGCGGGTAATTCCAATCAAAATTCTGCTGCTTATCCCGCCCGTTATCCCCACGTTATTAGTGTTGCTGCCACCGATTCTACAGGAGAAAAAGCTCCTTATTCCAATTATGGTGCAGGTGTAGATATTTCTGCCCCTGGTGGTAGTGAAACAGGCAAAATTCTGCAAAATACCATCGATCCTAGTACAGGAGAATCAGTTTTTGTAGGTTTTCAAGGCACAAGTATGGCAGCACCTCATGTAGCTGGCGTAGCTGCATTAGTTCAAGCTGCTGGTGTTACCGAACCTGCTGAAGTCTTAAAAGTGTTGAAACAATCAGCCCGCAAATTACAAGAAGATCCTCTCAATCACTTTGGGGCTGGTCATTTAGATGCAGGTGCAGCAGTAAAATTAGCCCTGAAAGGACAAATTACCTTCAAAGACTTTTTCCGTTGGTTAAGAGACAATGGCTATCTCAATCCCCGTTTTTGGATTGATGGAGGCGCGATCGCTTTATTACCCAAAATTGGGATGGTACTTGGTTCCTATTTACTAGCTTGGTTCTTACGTAACTATCTACCCTTCAACCTGAGTTTACAAAGTGGTTTAATTTTTGGTAGTTCTGGACTATTTTTCCTACAGGGATTATATATCTTTGACTTACCTCAATGGCCAATGCGTTTATTTGGTAGTTCCTTACCAGAGTTGGGTAATACCGTTATTGGTAGTGGTACTTTTAATCCTCTCTTTGCCAGTGTTTTGATTCCTTTTGCTTTAATTAGTTTCCTTTCAGGGCATCAAACTCTTAAATGGTTTGCGATTGGTTCTAGTCTAGGCGTAGCTGCTTGTTTAGGAATCAGTGCCGTAGTCGATCCTGCCGTTTGGGGGCTAGGAAATCAGGCGATCGCACAAGGATTTTTAGCCATCAATGCCATTTTATGTTTTGGTTTGGCATATTTAGCTAGTCAAGGAGAAAAACCGAAACAAAAAGCTTAA
- a CDS encoding glycosyl transferase group 1 codes for MNAGKRIALISVHGDPAIEIGKEEAGGQNVYVRQVGEALARQGWQVDMFTRKTNATQPSIVQHSPNCRTIRLVAGSETFIPRDQLFEHLPTFVEQLKQFQTDNNLQYSLVHTNYWLSAWVGMELKKHQPLKQIHTYHSLGAIKYQSVSEIPPIAATRLEVEKTCLETADCIVATSPQEQEHMRQFVSSQGKIEIIPCGTDIDRFGSVSTSEARLRLGIPKSSLVVLYVGRFDQRKGIETLVRAIGKSIFPGLADIRLIIVGGSRPGQSDGIERQRIEGIVDELGLREFTTFPGQVDHEELPNYYAAANLCVVPSHYEPFGLVAIEAMASGTPVVASDVGGLKFTVASEKTGLLCPPQDDEAFKDAIDRILSRPAWQRKLGKAARQRVETMFSWNGVAQQLSDLYESLGEETLEELTLISA; via the coding sequence ATGAATGCTGGTAAGCGGATTGCGCTAATTTCTGTTCACGGCGACCCTGCGATCGAGATTGGAAAAGAAGAAGCAGGAGGACAAAACGTTTACGTTCGCCAAGTGGGCGAAGCTTTAGCAAGACAAGGTTGGCAAGTGGATATGTTCACCCGTAAGACCAACGCTACGCAACCCTCAATCGTTCAACATAGTCCCAACTGTCGCACTATTCGCCTCGTTGCTGGTTCTGAAACTTTTATTCCCAGAGATCAACTTTTTGAACATTTACCCACCTTTGTTGAACAGCTAAAGCAGTTTCAAACAGACAATAACCTTCAGTATTCTCTCGTCCATACCAATTATTGGTTATCTGCCTGGGTAGGAATGGAATTGAAAAAACATCAACCCCTCAAACAAATCCATACCTATCACTCGCTTGGCGCAATTAAGTATCAATCTGTTAGTGAGATTCCCCCCATTGCTGCCACTCGTTTAGAAGTAGAAAAAACCTGTTTAGAAACGGCAGATTGTATTGTTGCTACTTCGCCTCAAGAACAGGAACACATGAGACAGTTCGTTTCTAGTCAGGGTAAGATTGAAATTATTCCTTGTGGTACTGATATAGATCGCTTTGGTTCAGTCTCAACTTCAGAAGCTCGTTTGCGCTTAGGTATTCCTAAATCAAGTCTAGTAGTACTTTATGTCGGTAGATTTGACCAGCGTAAAGGAATCGAAACTCTAGTTAGAGCGATCGGTAAATCAATTTTCCCTGGTTTGGCAGATATACGTTTAATTATTGTTGGTGGTTCTCGTCCCGGACAAAGCGACGGAATAGAAAGACAAAGAATTGAAGGAATTGTCGATGAGTTAGGGTTACGAGAGTTTACCACTTTCCCAGGACAGGTCGATCATGAAGAGTTACCTAACTATTACGCTGCTGCTAATCTCTGCGTAGTTCCTAGTCATTATGAACCCTTTGGTTTAGTTGCGATCGAAGCTATGGCATCAGGAACGCCTGTAGTTGCTTCAGATGTAGGAGGTTTAAAATTTACGGTTGCTTCGGAGAAAACGGGATTACTCTGTCCTCCTCAGGATGATGAAGCTTTTAAAGATGCGATTGATCGCATTTTATCTCGTCCTGCTTGGCAAAGAAAATTAGGTAAAGCTGCTCGACAAAGAGTAGAAACTATGTTTAGTTGGAATGGAGTTGCCCAACAATTAAGCGATCTTTACGAATCATTAGGCGAAGAAACTCTCGAAGAATTAACTTTAATCAGTGCCTAG
- a CDS encoding Methyltransferase type 11, protein MNNQWNAELYEDKHSFVWQYGSDLITILSPQSGERILDLGCGTGQLTNQIAQLGAEVMGIDKDALMIEQAKANYPQLSFQVANGTNFSFTESFDAVFSNAALHWMKPPEAVIKCIWQVLKPGGRLIAEFGGKGNVKQIIQAIETVIQEQGYQLKTEFLPWYFPSIAQYATLLEQQGFIVTDASLFERPTELEGEQGLANWLTMFANSLLSTFPSEIQQQIITAVELKLRPILYQNQAWFADYNRIRIVALKPQ, encoded by the coding sequence ATGAATAATCAATGGAATGCCGAACTTTATGAAGATAAACACAGTTTTGTTTGGCAATATGGTAGCGATTTAATTACAATTTTATCGCCGCAATCAGGGGAAAGAATTTTAGATTTAGGTTGTGGGACAGGACAACTAACTAATCAAATTGCCCAGCTAGGTGCTGAAGTTATGGGCATAGATAAAGATGCTTTAATGATCGAGCAAGCTAAGGCAAATTATCCCCAATTAAGTTTTCAAGTTGCTAATGGTACAAATTTTTCTTTTACTGAATCTTTTGATGCAGTTTTTTCTAATGCAGCTTTACATTGGATGAAACCACCAGAAGCAGTGATTAAATGTATTTGGCAAGTTTTAAAACCAGGTGGTCGATTAATTGCTGAATTTGGAGGAAAAGGAAATGTCAAACAAATTATTCAGGCAATTGAGACTGTAATTCAAGAACAAGGTTATCAACTTAAAACTGAATTTTTACCTTGGTATTTTCCTAGTATTGCCCAATATGCAACTCTACTAGAACAACAGGGATTTATAGTTACTGATGCTAGTCTGTTTGAGCGACCAACTGAACTAGAAGGAGAACAAGGATTAGCTAATTGGTTAACTATGTTTGCTAATAGTTTATTATCTACTTTTCCTTCAGAAATTCAACAACAAATAATTACTGCGGTCGAGCTTAAATTAAGACCAATTTTATATCAAAATCAAGCATGGTTTGCTGACTATAACAGAATTAGAATTGTTGCGCTAAAACCTCAATAA